One stretch of Cyanobacteria bacterium GSL.Bin1 DNA includes these proteins:
- a CDS encoding ketose-bisphosphate aldolase — translation MLTSTQELLEAAQKHSYAIGAFNLYNLEGAKAVVNAAEAENSPAMLQILPHVLDYGGSPLMALFLEAADSAKVPMSVHLDHCSDRAVIGTALEAGLQSVLADGSSLPFQENLAFTRSMTELAHAKGATVEAEVGRISGTEDGMTVAQKEAKMTDPQEAKAFVAESGVDFLAVTIGNVHGQYHGEPQLDFDRLAKIRQQLQIPLVLHGASGLPVAMIQQSIELGVCKFNVNSEVRKTYLQFWQEYGQTEAKSDLLDCQKAVTAAMQAVIAEKMRLFGSAGKA, via the coding sequence ATGCTCACTTCCACCCAAGAACTTTTAGAGGCAGCCCAAAAACATTCCTACGCGATTGGCGCTTTCAATTTGTATAATCTTGAAGGAGCAAAAGCGGTGGTTAATGCTGCCGAAGCAGAAAATAGCCCAGCGATGCTCCAAATTCTGCCTCATGTCCTAGATTACGGCGGTTCTCCCTTAATGGCGCTGTTTTTAGAAGCAGCCGACTCAGCTAAAGTCCCGATGTCAGTTCACTTAGATCATTGCAGCGATCGCGCTGTGATCGGAACGGCTTTAGAAGCCGGCCTGCAATCGGTTTTAGCTGATGGTTCCTCTCTCCCTTTTCAAGAAAACCTTGCTTTCACCCGCTCCATGACGGAGTTAGCCCACGCTAAAGGGGCAACGGTGGAAGCAGAAGTCGGTCGAATTAGCGGCACAGAAGACGGAATGACGGTTGCCCAAAAAGAAGCTAAAATGACCGACCCCCAGGAAGCAAAGGCATTTGTGGCTGAATCGGGAGTCGATTTTCTCGCGGTTACCATCGGTAATGTTCACGGTCAGTATCACGGCGAACCCCAATTAGATTTTGATCGCCTCGCTAAGATTCGTCAGCAACTCCAGATTCCCTTAGTGTTGCACGGTGCTTCTGGTTTACCGGTGGCAATGATTCAACAGTCTATTGAATTAGGAGTCTGCAAGTTTAATGTCAATAGCGAAGTGCGAAAAACCTATCTCCAGTTTTGGCAGGAGTACGGGCAAACGGAAGCTAAAAGCGATCTCTTAGATTGCCAAAAAGCCGTGACGGCAGCGATGCAAGCGGTGATTGCCGAAAAGATGAGGTTGTTTGGTAGTGCGGGTAAAGCTTAA
- a CDS encoding FHA domain-containing protein: MSEPLDSVVRELTEIEHYLAKRKVTMQIVSQDLSLAEVLYNVVSTDQTLTSACQINYSHLPDVPQRIEPEYKGYLSLRQFLSEEGTESWQRYELLATQEYQIGRDENCAIALPASHYRGISQHHATIRFVGEKEGEGIWELCDFNSRNGTFINGQPIKGSQQIVSGDKIHLGFPESKPQIAEFSFDSYFEVPDYSASPLYWECINCDFLVMVVNSCQPLTSEEENFLQKLDSTLIHKPLIVADIPSPNDSEEEKLSSEHSSRLQNWLDQQTLQKEFELITVCLQLFYEQDTNQSENNPDFDQLPKSLKKAQANFFKSLENFVKRQPENILAQRLSKLTLPLLEPIDQALSKQEEKLDTKLEQVQSKLEGIATVNLKEMGKKVITEVNEDKDRFFKQVKIDFTRSKEQLLFLPHKDSVSYQLHTIVQELDSIILKKEGMCYIQLSTPESAESREINQKLLKFICQELRRWAYAEWEKILNTYGNGGLKGLYDRSHQNLNIFPNLLPESPFPSTPEIDIENILMGSFMEHECDSHYKQVSFAGYLMKQLRSNLMQIMMMVTMGSAFIGLGLGRQEISDFVGKHFTAFPPLFGVVIALIYWFFSDQYNQEQKLKIQETTEKLKNKLLSYYQSLLKSLLDKIFQELTLKLEEEERSFRDALKLVNETYEQKILEKEKEQNQYKAQMEELKTQQNELKKQKEHYLKLSKALHI; this comes from the coding sequence TTGAGTGAGCCATTAGATAGTGTGGTTCGAGAACTAACTGAGATCGAACACTATCTTGCTAAGAGAAAGGTGACAATGCAAATTGTTAGCCAAGATCTAAGCTTAGCTGAAGTTTTATATAACGTCGTCAGTACCGATCAAACTCTGACTAGTGCTTGTCAAATTAATTATAGTCATCTACCGGATGTTCCACAGCGGATTGAACCTGAATACAAAGGATATTTAAGTTTACGTCAATTTTTATCGGAAGAGGGAACTGAAAGTTGGCAACGATATGAGTTACTTGCAACTCAAGAATATCAAATTGGTAGAGATGAAAACTGCGCGATCGCGCTGCCAGCCAGCCATTATCGAGGTATTTCTCAACACCACGCCACCATCCGCTTTGTTGGCGAAAAAGAGGGGGAGGGGATTTGGGAATTATGTGACTTTAATAGTCGCAATGGCACATTTATTAATGGTCAACCAATTAAAGGATCTCAACAAATTGTTTCCGGAGATAAAATTCACCTAGGCTTCCCAGAATCAAAACCTCAAATTGCAGAATTTTCCTTTGATAGTTATTTTGAAGTTCCTGACTACAGTGCCTCTCCCCTCTATTGGGAATGTATAAACTGTGATTTTTTAGTAATGGTGGTTAATTCTTGTCAACCGCTGACTTCAGAAGAAGAAAATTTTCTGCAAAAACTAGATAGCACTCTCATTCATAAACCGCTAATTGTTGCTGATATTCCTTCACCGAATGATTCTGAAGAAGAAAAATTATCCTCCGAGCACTCGAGCCGCTTACAAAATTGGCTTGACCAACAAACCTTACAAAAAGAATTTGAACTGATTACAGTTTGTCTTCAACTCTTCTATGAGCAAGACACAAATCAGTCAGAGAATAACCCCGATTTTGACCAGTTACCGAAATCCTTAAAAAAAGCACAAGCTAATTTTTTTAAGTCTTTAGAAAATTTCGTCAAACGCCAGCCTGAAAATATCTTAGCTCAGCGCTTATCTAAATTGACACTTCCTTTATTAGAACCAATTGATCAAGCCCTTTCCAAGCAAGAAGAAAAATTGGATACAAAATTAGAGCAAGTTCAATCTAAGTTAGAAGGAATTGCCACTGTTAACTTGAAAGAAATGGGAAAAAAAGTGATCACGGAAGTAAATGAAGATAAAGATCGTTTCTTTAAACAAGTGAAGATAGATTTTACGCGCTCTAAAGAGCAGTTACTATTTCTTCCCCATAAAGATAGTGTTAGTTACCAGCTTCATACAATCGTTCAAGAGCTAGATTCAATTATTTTGAAGAAAGAAGGGATGTGTTACATCCAACTTAGTACACCAGAATCAGCAGAAAGCCGAGAAATTAACCAGAAACTGCTGAAATTTATTTGTCAGGAACTGAGGCGTTGGGCTTATGCCGAATGGGAAAAAATCCTTAATACCTACGGCAATGGCGGATTAAAAGGGTTATATGATCGGTCTCATCAAAACCTCAATATTTTTCCGAATCTCTTACCTGAATCTCCTTTCCCATCTACCCCAGAAATTGATATCGAAAATATTTTAATGGGGTCATTTATGGAACATGAATGTGATAGTCATTATAAGCAAGTTTCTTTTGCTGGTTACCTGATGAAACAACTGAGAAGTAATTTGATGCAAATTATGATGATGGTGACAATGGGATCAGCATTCATTGGCTTGGGTTTAGGCAGACAAGAAATTTCTGATTTTGTTGGAAAACACTTTACTGCTTTCCCACCTCTGTTTGGTGTAGTGATTGCTCTGATTTACTGGTTTTTCTCGGATCAGTATAATCAAGAACAAAAACTAAAAATACAAGAAACTACTGAAAAATTAAAAAATAAGTTACTGAGTTACTATCAATCCTTGCTGAAAAGTCTGTTAGATAAAATTTTTCAAGAACTCACCCTAAAGCTTGAAGAAGAAGAGCGCTCTTTCCGAGATGCTTTAAAGCTAGTTAACGAAACTTATGAACAAAAAATTTTAGAAAAAGAAAAAGAGCAAAATCAATATAAAGCTCAAATGGAAGAATTAAAGACTCAGCAAAACGAGTTGAAAAAGCAAAAGGAACACTATCTTAAGCTTAGCAAGGCTCTTCACATCTAG
- a CDS encoding apolipoprotein acyltransferase translates to MAVDFEATALETADKLEALMDRAAETETNLIAAREELGQVAEQFDFYWDDLETKAQALLDRLNAAKEQVQSEGEVLRTGIVTLKDTTEQLQSEAEQELENTTSELASLGEDSETKGSDLDELFNSIEESLESLRSKVEEVSQELEEDATDIENRLNEDIAQEIQTHEEEIEENSNRVQSTISEEAISELTEKIAELNSEIDGLIEASQSKAEEKGNETREKSEEVVAETQKQEEDQFEELISQAQELRNTLNSIGETVIDLGNTVDTSKDTLVTGMNTTNVGLEAAIGVFAEAKELLGRFT, encoded by the coding sequence ATGGCCGTTGATTTTGAAGCTACCGCCCTAGAAACCGCCGATAAACTGGAAGCATTGATGGATCGCGCAGCTGAAACCGAAACAAATTTAATTGCAGCTAGAGAAGAATTAGGGCAAGTTGCCGAACAATTCGATTTTTATTGGGATGATTTGGAAACGAAAGCACAAGCCCTTTTAGACCGTCTGAATGCTGCAAAAGAACAAGTGCAATCAGAAGGAGAAGTCTTAAGAACTGGGATCGTAACCCTGAAAGATACAACCGAACAATTGCAATCAGAAGCAGAGCAAGAATTAGAAAATACCACCTCTGAATTAGCATCTCTTGGGGAAGATTCGGAAACAAAAGGAAGTGATTTAGATGAACTTTTCAATTCTATTGAAGAGAGTTTGGAATCTCTGCGAAGTAAAGTTGAAGAGGTTAGCCAAGAGTTAGAAGAAGATGCGACCGATATAGAAAATCGCTTAAATGAGGATATTGCTCAAGAAATTCAAACTCATGAAGAAGAAATTGAAGAAAATTCCAATCGTGTCCAAAGCACCATTTCTGAAGAAGCAATTTCTGAACTGACAGAAAAGATCGCTGAACTTAATAGCGAAATTGATGGTCTCATTGAAGCTTCTCAATCAAAAGCAGAAGAAAAGGGAAATGAGACTCGCGAAAAGTCCGAAGAAGTTGTCGCTGAAACACAAAAACAAGAAGAGGATCAATTTGAGGAGTTAATCAGTCAAGCACAAGAATTGCGGAATACCCTAAACAGTATTGGAGAGACAGTTATTGATTTGGGGAATACTGTTGATACTAGCAAAGACACATTAGTGACTGGTATGAATACCACAAATGTTGGTCTGGAAGCTGCAATTGGCGTGTTTGCTGAAGCAAAAGAATTATTGGGAAGATTTACTTAG
- a CDS encoding FHA domain-containing protein: protein MTKLVVLNLGTGNFNQGFPFVSVTFQSSNYMMQVTGNLPAVPKLLNYYQHWQSVYQLLNQSRSLGTRDSPPKDRQNPNFDRDSSIFINETDITHVSEIELSNAATQLKSCLDSWLNTEGFRQIERSLRQELSVHDEIRFIIQTSDQQSRQIPWSIWQFFQDYPGAEVALSALDFKSVRRVINPAKQVRILAILGNSSGINIEADRALLENLKGANVVFLVEPSRQKLDEYLWHQAGWDILFFAGHSCSQLDGKTGEIYINPTEKLTIAQLKNALNRALKSGLQLAIFNSCQGLGLANQLSDLDFPQMILMREPVPDRVAQIFLKHFLFAFSEGQSLYLAFREARERLQGIEGEFPGASWLPLIFQNPAEMPPTWNELSKGETTIMSNASSNFVATLTLHPSSPSPDCSKTQQYFLSSEEVTVIGRSPDCQIPLNPTEHVTVSRRHAEIKHIKQGQESGWHIRDTGTTNGTLVNDQRIEGWHSLNSGDRVTLGYKGPELIFEHSALPTTVFIPVSTTEESTSAEESISELDSQAVEEKKEAEAVEQNQEEQEASSALPVPTENLSIPEEKTSPSASQSSTKAPEKPTASVPLPSLETKEEITKTDKNHTPVKSTTTHPEPTHDLEAITSSSLWGIMSQREVSHLPCSEEITALAFSPDGATLASASGDKTIKLWNLETGEETLSITAHKLAINALAFSPDGATLASASGDKTIKLWNLETGEETLSITAHKLAINALAFSPDGATLASASGDKTIKLWNLETGEETLSMSTQKSIISALTFSPEKQLLASVSDRQWIKLWSIGTAEEILSMAIPTAYRGVTVVHPDGQTLASAVEGEKIALWTL, encoded by the coding sequence ATGACTAAATTAGTTGTCTTAAATTTGGGTACAGGTAATTTTAATCAGGGCTTTCCTTTTGTGAGCGTTACTTTCCAATCTAGTAACTACATGATGCAAGTAACAGGAAACTTACCAGCTGTACCAAAATTGCTCAATTACTATCAACACTGGCAGTCTGTTTACCAACTTCTGAATCAATCACGTTCTTTAGGAACTCGTGATTCTCCACCCAAGGATCGACAGAATCCTAATTTTGATCGCGATAGCAGTATTTTCATCAACGAAACTGATATTACTCATGTTTCAGAAATTGAACTATCGAATGCTGCTACACAATTAAAAAGTTGTCTCGATAGCTGGCTTAATACTGAAGGATTTCGACAAATAGAACGTAGTCTACGCCAAGAATTGAGTGTTCATGATGAAATTCGCTTTATTATCCAAACTTCAGATCAACAGTCTAGGCAAATTCCTTGGTCTATTTGGCAATTTTTCCAAGATTATCCTGGAGCAGAAGTTGCCCTTAGCGCACTGGATTTCAAGTCAGTTAGAAGAGTAATTAACCCCGCTAAACAAGTCAGAATCTTAGCAATTTTAGGGAATAGCTCAGGCATTAATATTGAAGCCGATCGCGCCCTACTAGAAAATTTAAAAGGAGCAAACGTCGTTTTTTTAGTTGAGCCTTCTCGGCAAAAACTAGATGAATACTTGTGGCACCAAGCCGGATGGGATATTCTCTTTTTTGCTGGACATAGTTGCAGTCAATTAGATGGCAAAACCGGAGAAATTTACATTAATCCGACAGAAAAACTTACGATTGCTCAGTTAAAAAATGCTCTCAATCGTGCTTTGAAAAGTGGATTGCAATTAGCGATTTTCAACTCTTGTCAAGGGCTAGGGTTGGCAAATCAATTAAGTGATTTAGACTTTCCACAAATGATTTTGATGCGCGAGCCAGTGCCTGACCGTGTTGCTCAGATTTTTCTCAAACACTTTTTATTTGCCTTTTCTGAAGGACAATCCCTTTATCTAGCATTCAGAGAAGCCCGAGAAAGACTCCAAGGCATTGAAGGAGAATTTCCGGGGGCAAGTTGGTTACCCCTAATTTTTCAAAATCCTGCTGAAATGCCTCCCACTTGGAACGAATTATCAAAAGGAGAAACAACAATTATGTCTAATGCAAGTTCTAATTTTGTTGCCACTTTAACATTACATCCCTCCTCTCCCTCCCCAGATTGCTCAAAAACTCAACAATATTTCCTCTCATCAGAAGAAGTAACTGTAATTGGGAGATCGCCAGATTGTCAAATTCCTCTCAATCCCACTGAACATGTCACTGTTTCCCGCCGTCACGCCGAAATTAAACATATTAAACAAGGACAAGAATCCGGTTGGCACATTCGAGATACGGGAACGACTAATGGAACGTTAGTGAACGATCAGCGCATTGAAGGGTGGCATTCTCTTAACTCTGGCGATCGCGTAACCCTAGGCTATAAAGGACCCGAACTCATTTTTGAGCATTCTGCCTTACCGACAACCGTTTTTATTCCCGTTTCTACCACCGAAGAATCAACTAGTGCTGAAGAATCGATATCGGAATTGGATTCTCAAGCCGTAGAAGAAAAGAAAGAAGCAGAAGCTGTAGAACAGAACCAAGAAGAACAGGAAGCGTCTTCTGCTCTCCCTGTTCCCACAGAAAACCTATCAATACCAGAAGAAAAGACCTCACCCTCTGCTTCTCAATCCAGCACAAAAGCACCAGAAAAACCAACTGCATCAGTACCGCTGCCTTCTCTAGAAACCAAAGAAGAGATAACAAAAACTGATAAAAATCACACTCCGGTCAAGTCAACAACAACTCATCCCGAACCTACCCATGATCTCGAAGCGATTACTTCTTCCTCACTATGGGGAATAATGTCTCAACGAGAAGTGTCTCACCTGCCTTGTTCAGAAGAAATTACTGCCCTCGCCTTTTCTCCTGATGGGGCAACTCTCGCTAGTGCCAGTGGCGATAAAACCATTAAACTTTGGAATCTGGAAACCGGAGAAGAAACACTTTCCATTACGGCTCATAAACTGGCGATTAACGCCCTTGCCTTTTCTCCTGATGGGGCAACTCTCGCTAGTGCCAGTGGCGATAAAACCATTAAACTCTGGAATCTGGAAACCGGAGAAGAAACACTTTCCATTACGGCTCATAAACTGGCGATTAACGCCCTTGCTTTTTCTCCTGATGGGGCAACTCTCGCTAGTGCCAGCGGCGATAAAACCATTAAACTTTGGAATCTGGAAACGGGAGAGGAAACACTTTCTATGAGTACTCAAAAATCGATTATTTCGGCTCTAACCTTCAGCCCAGAGAAGCAGTTGCTAGCTAGTGTTAGCGATCGGCAATGGATTAAACTATGGTCAATTGGGACAGCCGAAGAAATATTATCAATGGCAATTCCAACGGCTTATCGAGGAGTAACAGTAGTGCATCCTGATGGTCAAACTCTAGCAAGTGCTGTGGAAGGAGAAAAGATTGCCCTCTGGACACTCTAG
- a CDS encoding DUF1822 family protein produces the protein MSLILDDIALLYPDQLVLEFSPDQRDRAWEKTADFKYQDATSRWRAFLNALSSDTMTDYFKSDSNFRNSRLDTYPHSKEFPHLWKLINGVAITLNQTRLIIIPSEEIEAEELRVHQEWVDLSEWIGNYYLAAHVDLENCFLRISGFATHEQLSNQGHYDPFDKTYSLEITALTEDLSAIWVSQELFAETRPQVDSLPELSSRDAANLIQLLEYERPNILRLAIPFYQWGALFTNQKWRYLIYNYPEEKQQLDNLLAAATQQKDIIDVKQWFRNIFEAGWYSLEELIKPQSMNLAYNFRSNESPQKEGAQGVKLLELGPDCKNEVALIVKIHPKREGKIAVQIQLQSMDEENYLPSSLKLSLLSQSNKIIQEVQARDQDNLIQLKQFTCKERIFVGVQVTLGDLTLAESFKVGIP, from the coding sequence ATGTCTTTAATATTAGATGATATTGCTTTACTGTATCCCGATCAACTTGTATTAGAATTTAGTCCTGATCAGCGCGATCGCGCTTGGGAAAAAACAGCGGACTTTAAGTATCAAGATGCAACGAGTCGCTGGCGAGCATTTCTTAATGCGTTGTCTTCTGATACGATGACTGATTATTTTAAAAGTGATTCCAACTTCCGTAATTCCAGATTAGATACTTATCCCCATTCCAAAGAATTTCCCCATCTTTGGAAGCTGATTAATGGCGTAGCAATTACCCTGAATCAAACACGATTAATTATTATCCCAAGCGAAGAAATAGAGGCTGAAGAATTACGCGTTCATCAAGAATGGGTTGATCTTTCTGAATGGATTGGGAATTATTATTTAGCAGCCCATGTTGATCTAGAAAACTGTTTCCTACGAATATCAGGGTTTGCTACTCATGAACAACTATCGAACCAGGGACATTATGATCCCTTCGATAAAACCTATTCTCTTGAAATTACTGCTTTAACTGAAGATTTATCTGCAATTTGGGTAAGCCAGGAACTATTTGCTGAAACACGACCCCAAGTGGATTCATTACCAGAACTATCTTCAAGAGACGCAGCAAATTTAATCCAACTCCTTGAGTATGAAAGACCGAATATATTAAGATTAGCTATACCATTTTACCAATGGGGAGCTCTTTTTACGAATCAAAAGTGGCGTTATTTAATATATAATTATCCAGAAGAAAAACAGCAATTGGACAATCTATTAGCAGCCGCAACTCAGCAAAAAGACATAATTGATGTTAAGCAGTGGTTTCGGAATATTTTTGAAGCAGGTTGGTACTCTCTTGAAGAATTAATTAAACCTCAATCAATGAATTTAGCCTATAATTTTAGAAGCAATGAGTCTCCACAAAAAGAGGGTGCTCAAGGGGTCAAACTTTTAGAATTAGGTCCAGATTGTAAAAATGAAGTGGCACTAATTGTTAAGATTCATCCTAAACGTGAAGGAAAAATTGCTGTCCAGATTCAACTACAATCAATGGATGAAGAAAATTACTTACCCTCAAGTCTTAAACTGTCTTTATTATCCCAATCCAATAAAATTATTCAAGAAGTGCAAGCAAGAGATCAGGATAATTTAATTCAACTCAAACAATTTACTTGCAAAGAAAGGATTTTCGTTGGAGTTCAAGTAACTCTTGGAGATTTAACTTTAGCCGAGTCATTTAAAGTTGGAATTCCTTAA